From the genome of Natrinema marinum:
TCACGGGCGTCGTCCTGACGGCCGGCGAGCGGTCGATCCGCTATCAGGGCTCCGATCACGTCATCGTCGAAGGCCGACTGGCCGACGAGACCGGCGTCATCGACTACACCGCCTGGGAGGACTTCGGCCTCTCGCCGGGCGATACGATCACCGCGGGCAACGCTGGCGTTCGCGAATGGGACGGCGAACCCGAGCTCAACCTCGGCGAGAGCACCTCGCTTTCGTTCGTGGACGACCCGCTCGAGGTCCCCTACGAGACCGGCGGCGACGCCCAACTGGCCGACCTGCGGACCGGCGACCGCGCGGTCACGATCGAAGTCTCGGTCCTCGAGTGCGAGCGCAAGACGATCGACGGTCGCGACGGCGAGACAGACATCTTGAGCGGCGTCTTCGGCGACGAGAGCGGGCGGCTCCCCTTTACGAACTGGGACCCCGCGCCGGCGATCGAAGACGGCGGTACGGTTCGCATCGAAAACGCCTACGTCCAGGAGTTCCGGGGCGTCCCCGAGGTCAACGTCTCCGAGTTCTCGACGGTCTCCGCGCTCGAGCGCGAGATCGATGTCGGCAGCGACACGACGACCATGAACGTCGGCGAGGCCGTCCGCACGGGCGGCATCTACGACGTCGAAGTCGTCGGGAACCTACTCGCGGTCCGCGACGGATCGGGACTGATCCAGCGCTGTCCGGAGTGTTACCGCGTCATCCAGAAGGGACAGTGCCGGACCCACGGCGATGTCGACGGGATCGATGACCTACGCGTCAAAGCGATCCTCGACGACGGCACCGGCACGGTCACCGTCGTCCTCGACGACGAGCTGACCGAGCGGGTCTACGGCGGCACCTTGGACGATGCCCTCGAGCAAGCCCGCGAGGCGATGGACCAGGAGGTCGTCGCCGATACGATCCGCGAGCGTATCGTCGGCCGCGAGTACCGTGTGCGCGGTCACCTTTCGGTCGACGAGTACGGCGCGAACCTCGACGCCGAGACCTTCGAGGAGAGCGCGGACGATCCGGCCGCCCGCGCGACGGCCCTGCTCAAGGAGGTGGACGCATGAGCGCGAACGGCGACGGCGACGACGAGATTCCGGGTAGAGAGATCGCGTACCGACTGTTCGCGGCCGAGTACGACGATGCCTCGCTGTCCTACGCCGAAAGCGACGAGGAGCGGGCGCCGAACTACGTGATCTCGCCGACCGGCGCGCGACTCAACCGCGTGTTCGCCGTCGGGACGCTGACCGAAGTCACGTCGGTCAACGACGAGATGGTCCGTGCCCGCGTCGTCGACCCGACCGGCGCGTTCGTCGTCTACGCCGGCCAGTACCAGCCCGACGAACTGGCCTTCTTAGAGCAGACCGAGCCGCCGGCGTTCGTCGCGGTGACGGGCAAGGCCCGGACCTTCCAGCCCGAGGACTCCGATCGGGTCTACACGTCGATCCGACCGGAGAGCATCGCGACGGTCGACGCGGACACCCGCGACCGCTGGGTCGTCAGCGCGGCCGAGCAGACCATAGAGCGCGTCGGCACTTACGCCGCGGCCGTCCGGATAGACGCGAGCGGCGAGGCGCTGACCGACGCCCTGCTCGAGGCCGGCGTCGAATCCGGCCTCGCGGCCGGAATCCCGCTCGCGCAGGACCACTACGGGACGACGCCGTCGTATCTGGCGGCGCTGCGCGACTGTGCGCTCGAGGCCTGCGAGGTCGTCGCTGGCGACCGCGATCAGGTGAGTGGACTCGACCTCGCGCCCGACGCGACGAGCCCCGAGTTCGACGCGACGTTCGAGTCACTCGCCGATTTCGGTGTCGACGCCGACGCGCTCGAGACCGGCGGCGAGACCGAATCCGTACCGGAATCGGAGCCGACATCGGAGCCGGAGCCCGCGGCGGTCGCGACCGGCGGCGAGACGGCGACCGCATCAGACGGAGCGTCGGGCTCGGCGGCCGGCACGGCAACCGCGACGAGCGACGAGGGCGAAACCGTCACGGTCGACGCCGCCGAACCCGAGGCGGCATCGGCGGGCGTCGAAGCCGACGGGGCGGCGAGCGAGGCCACCGAGTCGACCGACGACGACATCGAAACGACGGCTGACGACGCGGCGTCGGACGACGACGCCGCGACGGACGACGACCTCGGCGATTTCGACGCCGGCTCCGACGACGGCGGGATGTACGAGATGGACGACGAGGAGCGCGAAGAGCTCGAGGAGCAGTTCGGCGCGGAGTTTACGACCGGTTCCGAAGTCGACGACCCCGGCGAGGCCGATATCGACGTGCCAGAGCCCGACGAGCCGGCGGCCGACGACGAGGACGAACCGGCAGCGAGCGAGCCCGAACCGGCGGCCGACGACGCCGGCGAAACCGAATCCGCCGAACCGGACGACGAACTCGGTGCGCCGCCCGAGTCGGGACTCGAGGCCGCGGAGACCAACGAATCTGACGAAGCCGAGGCCGACGCGGAACCGGACGCCGCGGCTGAGGACGAATCGACGGACAGCCTCGAAGCGGACGCCGACGATGAATCGACGGACGATACCGAGGCGGGAGCCGAGGACACGGAGCCGGCCGAAGACGTCGATCTCGAATCCTCCGTCGTCGAGACGATGGAAGACCTCGACGATGGCGAGGGGGCCGATCGGGACGAACTGATCGAGACCGTCGCCGCGGACACCGGCGCGTCGGCCGAGGAGGTCGAAGACGCGATTCAGGACGCGCTGATGGGCGGCCAGTGTTACGAGCCCGACGACGAGACGCTGAAAGCGATCTGACTCCGCGATGGGCGACGACTCCGGCCGATCGTCTCCGTCGGGCCCGCGGTCGCCGTCGGCGCGTCCGCTGGTCGAACCGCTCCCCGGCGAACCCGCCGCGACCGCGACGATCGACGACGAGCGCGCGCTGTTCGTCGCCGACTACCACGCCGGCTACGAGGCCGGCCTGCGCTACGAGCGTGGCGTCGACGTTCCCAGCCGGGCGGCGGCTCGCCGCGAGCACTTGCTGTCGTTGCTCGAGCGGGTCCGTCCCGATCGGTTGGTCGTGCTGGGCGATCTGATGCACTCGATCGGCGACCCCGGCGGAGCCGAACGCGGCGAGCTCGAGGTGCTGTTCGAATCGTTCTCCGCCGAGCTTTCGGTTACGGTCGTCAAGGGCAACCACGACGGCCGGATCGAGACCTGGCTGGCCGACGGCACCGATATCGACGCCTCGGTCACCGTCGAACCCGGCGCGGGCGTCGCGCTCGGCGATGTCGGCGTCTGTCACGGCCACACGTGGCCCGCACCGGCCGTCCTCGAGCGCGAGGTCGTCTGTCTGGGCCACGAACACCCCTGCGTGCGACTCGAGGACGAGGTCGGCGGCAGCCGTGTCGAACGCGCGTGGCTGCGCGGTCGGCTCGATCCCGACCCGTTTCGCGACCGACCCGAATACGAGGACGTATCGTGGCTCGAGGAGGCGACCGAGTCGCCGCCGCGCGTGGTCGTCGTCCCGGCGTTCAACGACCTCGTCGGCGGGACGTGGATCAACGTGACCGGGCAGTCGTTTCTCTCGCCGTTCCTGCCGGCGGGACTGGCCGCGGGCGAGGCGTATCTGCTCGACGGGACCCGACTCGGCCCCTACGAGTCGGTGTGATCGGATCGACCGATCGGGTTTGCCGGGTCTATCGGCCGGGCCCTCAAGCCGACTCCCTCGTCGCCCTCGTCAAGGACGGTATCGGATGTCGGTGAAAACGAACGTATTTCCGCGACAAAAGTCACTAGTGAATCATGTCATTCCGACAGCCGTCGGCGGCGACGTTCTCGGTCGTCATCGGAGGGTACGTCGGCCTCCTCGCGCTGGGCGTGACCGGCCTCGTACTGGGGACTGACTACGTCACTTGGTGGCCCGTGGCGGTCGGCGGCTCCGTCGGCGTCCTCGTGGCCGTCTGTAGCTATACGCAGGCTGGGCTCGCGACAAGGCTGGTCCGAGCGCGGCTGTATTTGCTCCCCATGGCGGTCCCGATACTCATCTTGTTTCTCGCGCCGGCGTTCGCGTTGCTCGGCAGTCACGGGTACGAAGGCTGGGTGATGAACTGGCTCGCCGAATTGTTCGTCGCCAGTCTCGCGGGCGGGCTCGTCTTCTTCGTCACGGTAAACCGCCACGTGGCCTTCCTTCACGAACGGGAATCGGTCTTGGTCGAGTGGACCGCACCGCCGGACGCGCGATATCGGCGACTTCTCCGAGCGAGCAAGTTCGTTCTGGGCTGTAGCTGTCTCGTGGTCGGGTTCGGCCTCGTCGTCGCCGTCGAGACGGAGATTAACCTGCTTCCCGCGTTCGGTGGCGCGGTACTCGGACAGGCACTCACCGTCGGCCGACCTCGAACCTACACGCTGTTCGAAAGCGGCCTGTGCGTTCACCAATCGAAGACGATCGGTCACCAGTTCGTGCCTCGCTCCCAGTTGCGGGCCGTCGATCTCGGCGAGGAACGACTCGAGATCGACCGCGGGCTCCCGTGGCCGCTCCCAATCCGGTGTGCCACGGGGGCGATGGCACGTCCGGATCGGGTCGCGGACGCGATCGTGCGATCGCTCGAGTCCGATCACGAGGCGGCGTAAGCGACCGCCGCCTCGGTCGAAGCTACCGCTGTACCGTTTCCGACCTGATCTCGTCGCCCTCGCGCCACTGATAGTAGTAGTACTCCGTGCCGGCGATCTCCGTCACCGAGACGCTGGCCCGGTCCGGGACGCCGTCGGGATACGCGTCCGGCTCGTCGTCCGCCGGCGTCGATTCCCCCTCGTCTGTCGCTGCCCGTTCCTCCTCCCATGCTGCGAGCGCCTCGAGATACCGCCCTACCGCGCGGAGTGTCTCCGGATCGCTGTCCTCGAGTTCTCGGAGGGCCTCCCGGCCGGCCCGGTCCAGCGCCGCCGGTGGCGTCGGTCGGTCGTCAGCGGTCATGTCCATCGATGGCCCGTCGGGAACCTAAAGTAGCTCGCTCCGGACCGTCTCGATTTCCTTGATTTGTGCCGTGTTGACGGTGACTCTATTGAGACCTAGTATTCATTAATCCCCAACCACGTGTAGATTTATATACCAGAGTGAGGTCGATACTGATGACAATGACCTCACAAAAGCCGCACCCGACGACACGGATCGATCCGGTTCCCGACGACCTCGAATCGGCACGAGCAAAACTGGTGTATATCTACCTCGATGCAGCCGACGGTGCGACGGCCGAGGAGTTGGGCGAGATTCTGGCGATGAAGAAGATCAACATCCTGAGCGTTCTGAACTCGCTCTCGAGTGCGGGCTACGTTGAGCGACTCGACGCGGAGTACGTCGTCGCGAACTGATCGTCGAACGGGGGTGTCGGGAACGACGAAGTCGCTGCTATTTTCGGAGACGGGCGCGAAAAACGGGCGGCGTCGAACGAGCGGTACTGTCGGATACTGCAGGGGATCGCAGCGACTCAGAAGGTCTCGAGGTAGCGGTCGAGCTCCCACTGGGAGACGTCGACGAGGTAGTCCTCGAACTCCTGTTCTTTGGCTTCGACGAACTTCGGACCGACGTGGTCGCCCAGCGCGTCGTAGATGACCTCGTCTTCCTCGAGCGCTTCGACGGCCTCGCCGAGGTTGGTCGGGAGCGTGTCGATGCCGTACTCTTCGCGTTTCTCCTCGTCGAACTCGTAGATGTTCTCGCGAACCGGATCGGGGCACTCGAGGTCTCGCTCGATCCCGTCGAGGCCCGCGTGGATAAGCGCGGCGAGTGCGAGATACGGGTTACAGGACGGGTCGGGGAAGCGTGCCTCGACGCGCGAGGCCGCCGGGACGCGGGCTGCGGGTTTGCGGATCAGTGCCGAGCGGTTGCGGTCGGACCACGCGACGTAGACCGGCGCCTCGTAGCCGGGCACCAGTCGCTTGTAGCTGTTGACCGTCGGGTTCGAGATCGCCGTGATCGCCGGCGCGTGCTCGAGGATACCGGCGATAAAGGAGTGTGCGGTCTCCGAGAGGTCGAACTCGTCGTCGTCGTCGTGGAAGGCGTTCTCGCCGTCCTCGAACAGCGAGAGGTGGGTGTGCATTCCCGAACCGTTGATTCGCGGGATCGGCTTGGGCATGAACGTCGCGTGCTGGTCGTGTTGG
Proteins encoded in this window:
- a CDS encoding Single-stranded DNA binding protein; protein product: MELDDHAEDLASDLGVDKEEVKDDLQNLVEYSVPIDEAKQSLRRKYGDGQSGGGGTPSAKDIAEITPEDGNVTVTGVVLTAGERSIRYQGSDHVIVEGRLADETGVIDYTAWEDFGLSPGDTITAGNAGVREWDGEPELNLGESTSLSFVDDPLEVPYETGGDAQLADLRTGDRAVTIEVSVLECERKTIDGRDGETDILSGVFGDESGRLPFTNWDPAPAIEDGGTVRIENAYVQEFRGVPEVNVSEFSTVSALEREIDVGSDTTTMNVGEAVRTGGIYDVEVVGNLLAVRDGSGLIQRCPECYRVIQKGQCRTHGDVDGIDDLRVKAILDDGTGTVTVVLDDELTERVYGGTLDDALEQAREAMDQEVVADTIRERIVGREYRVRGHLSVDEYGANLDAETFEESADDPAARATALLKEVDA
- a CDS encoding metallophosphoesterase yields the protein MGDDSGRSSPSGPRSPSARPLVEPLPGEPAATATIDDERALFVADYHAGYEAGLRYERGVDVPSRAAARREHLLSLLERVRPDRLVVLGDLMHSIGDPGGAERGELEVLFESFSAELSVTVVKGNHDGRIETWLADGTDIDASVTVEPGAGVALGDVGVCHGHTWPAPAVLEREVVCLGHEHPCVRLEDEVGGSRVERAWLRGRLDPDPFRDRPEYEDVSWLEEATESPPRVVVVPAFNDLVGGTWINVTGQSFLSPFLPAGLAAGEAYLLDGTRLGPYESV
- a CDS encoding helix-turn-helix domain-containing protein, coding for MTSQKPHPTTRIDPVPDDLESARAKLVYIYLDAADGATAEELGEILAMKKINILSVLNSLSSAGYVERLDAEYVVAN